GGACCCCCGCGCCTGGCGGGCCCTGGAGGAGCACCGGGACAACGTGTCCCCGCTGGCCCGGCTCTGCCACCGGGCCTGGTCCGACCCGGCCCGCACCGCCCACGGCGCGTCCGAGGAGTTCCGCGTCGCGGCCGAGCGGATGAGCGAGGAGCAGGAGGCCGGGAGCGCCTGGCTGCTGCTGTGGACCGGCTCGGCGGTGGACGTCGGCGACGCGGAACTGTGGCGGCGCTTCACCGGACAGCACGCCTACGCCACCCAGGGGTCGATCGCCAAGGCCAAGTGCCACCAGGACTTCCTGCACGGGCACTGGGACGCGGCGGAGGACTGCCTGCGCGAGGCGCAGGCGGCCGAGGAGGCGGGCTACCACTGCAACGCCCTCCTCTTCCGGCACTTCCACGCGCACTTCCTCGCCGGCCGCGGCGACGAGGCGGGCCTGCGCGCGGTCGACGCGCTCATCAGGCCCGCGGCCGCACGTGCCCGGATGCGGTTCGTCACCGACCACCTGACGCACCTGCACGGCCTCGCCGCGCTGGCCCACGGCCGGTACGAGGAGGCGTACTGCCACGTCTCCTCGCTCACCCCGCCCGGCGTGCTGCCGCGCGGACTGCCCTGGTTCCACCTGCCGTTCTTCGACTTCGTGGACGTGGCCGTGCACACCGGCCGGCGCGCGGAGGCCCTGGCCCACCTGGCGGCGGGCCGGGAGGCGCGGATGGCGGAGATCTCGCCCCACCACGCCTTCCTGCTCGCCGCGGCCACCGCCCTGGCCGCGCCCGACGAGGAGGCGGACGCGGCCTACCGCGCCGCGTACGCCGTTCCCGGCTCCGGCCAGTGGGCCTTCGAACGGGCCCGGCTGCGCTTCGCGCACGGCTCGTGGCTGCGCCGCCACCGCCGCGCCGGGGCGCGCGACGTGCTGGGCGAGGCCCACCGCTCCTTCACGGCCCTGCGCGCCGGGCCGTGGGCCGAGCGCTGCGCGGAGGAACTGCGCGCGGCCGGGCAGCCGGTGGGCGTCGCCCCGGACGGCCCGGGGCGGCTCACCGGACAGGAGCTGCGCATCGCGCGGCTCGCCGCGACCGGCCTGACCAACAAGGACATCGGCAGGCAGCTGCAACTGTCGCCCCGGACGGTCGGGGCCCACCTCTACAAGATCTTCCCGAAGCTCGGCATCACGTCCCGGGCCGCCCTCGCCCGGGCCCTCCACGGCGACTGAGCCGCGGGCCCGTCGACGGGCGGGCGGGCCGTAGCGCAGCGCAGGGTGGTTTTCGGCCATGTCGTGCCCTTGTGGACCCGCAAGGCTGCCCGGACGTACCGGTGCGGGGCTCCTGCGGGGCACGCGCCGGGGGCCGGCGGGCCGCGGCCCGCCGGCCCGGGGCGTCAGCGGGCGTGCCGCTCCGGGAGGTCCACTTCGGCCGGGGCGGTGGCGGCGAAGCCGCGCGCGGTGGCCTTCGCGGCGGGCGCGCCGCAGAACGCCGCCTCCAGGGTGCCACCGAGGGCGGTGTTGGCCTCGCCCCGGTTCGAGGTGTTGGCCATGGCGGCCAGGCTGCTGCGGCCGTCGCGGGTGGTGAACGCGTAGGTGTAGAAGCCCTGCACGGTGCCGGTGTGGCCGTAGACCGAGGTGCCGCAGGAGAGGTCGTAGCGGCGCAGGCCGAGTCCGTAGAACCGGGTGTTCGTGCCGTCGGTCGGGGTGACGGTGGTCATCGCGTCGAGCTGCTCGGGCGCGAGGAGCCTGCCACCGAGCAGGGCCGACATGAAGGTGTTCAGGTCGGCCGGGTTGGAGATCACCGCTCCGGCGGACTGGGCCCAGGACACGGTCTGTTCGGTGGAGTCGACCAGCGGCGAACCCGCCTCGTCGGGGTGCAGGTAGCCGCGCGCGTGCAGGCCCGAGATGGTGGTGCCGGGGTGCACGTAGGAGGTGTTCTTCAGGCCCAGAGGCTTGAAGATGCGGCGTTCGTACTCCTTGGCGACCTTGTTGCCGGTGGCCTTCTCGATGAGCATGCCGACCACGACGAAGTTGGTGTTCGAGTACTTGTACGCCACGCCCGGCTGGGTGGTGCGCGGTTCGGCGAGGGAGAGGGCCACCAGCTCCTGGTAGGTGAACACCTTGTTGCGCACGGCCTCGAAACCGGGCACGGTCCGGGCGAACATCACGTTCGTGTAGTCGGAGAGTCCGCTGCGGTGCGTCAGCAGGTGGCGCACGGTGATCCGGTCGTCGGGGAGCAGGCCCGGGAGGTAGGTGTTGACGGACGCGTCCAGGTCGATCTTCTTCTCGGCCACCAGCTGGAGCAGGACGACGGAAGAGAAGGTCTTGCTGACGCTGCCGATCCGGAAGCGCGCCTTCGGGTCCATGGCCGCGCCGGTGGCCTTGTCGCGTACGCCCACGGCCGCGGTCGAGACCCCGTCCGGACCGCTGAACCGGGCCGTCGCGCCCGGGGCCCCGGCCGCGAGGGTGTTGCGCAGCGCCTGCTCCAGGGCGCCGAGGTCGGGCGCGGCCGGGGTCGCGGCGGCCGGCGCCACCGGGGCCGCGGGGGCGGCGTGCGCGGCGGCGGCCGGGGTCACCAGCGCCGTCACGGTGAGCAGGGCGGCGCTCAGGGCCAGACGTCGGTTGAAGGACGGAAGCATGGGGGTTCCTCTGGTTCAGCTGGCTCGGACACCGGGGCGGGGCGGTGCGGACGTGTGGTCCGGCATGCCGGACCGGCCGTCCCGGTGATCATGAGCTTACGGAAGCCGGCGCCGGGTCCCGGAGCGGTTTCCGGCCAACTCCGGGCCATCGAACCCCGCCGAACCCCGCGGTTCACCCGAGGGAGTGAGGGGGCGTCACGGACGGCCGCACGACGACGCCGGGCGGTGGGCGGCCCGCGGCCCCCGGGTGTTCACTGCGTGGCCACGCACGCGTCACGGCCCTTCCACGAGGGCTACCGGCGGGTGGATCACGGTGGGGCGGTCCGCCGCGCACGGGCCGCACCCGCCGCCCGGCCGGACGACCGACCCGACACCGCACCCAGGAGGCAGCATGAGCGTGACCCCGAGCAGCAGGACCCCGGTCGTCGTCGCGGCGACGGTCCTGGCCCTGGCGGTGACCTCCCTCCCGGCCCACGCGCACGGGGGGCGCCCCGACCCGGCGCCGCTGGCCCGGGTGGCGGCCGCCGTCGAGACGCCCTCCCTCTTCGACGACGAGGCCGGCGGCAACGCCAACGCGGACGACCCCGCGATCTGGCGCAACACGGCCGATCCCGACCGCAGCCTGGTCATCGCCACCGCCAAGGAGGGCGGCCTGCGCGTCTACGGCCTTGACGGCCGCCAGGTGCAGTCCCTCCCGGCCCCGGCCGCCCCGGCCGAGGGCGCCCCGCCCGGCCGGTTCAACAACGTCGACCTCATCACCGGCCTCCGCTTCCCGGACGGCCGCCACGACGTGGCCGTCGTCTCCGACCGGGGCCGCGACCGGCTGCGGGTCTACCGGATCGACGCGTCCCGGCCCGCCGCGCCGCTGACCGACGTCACCGACGAGACCGCGGCCCCGCTGCTCTTCTCCGCCGACCAGGACGAGGTGGCCGGGCAGCGGACCGCCTACGGCCTGGCCGCCTACACCGACCGCCGCAGCGGCCGGGCGTACGCGGTGGCCAGCCGGCGCGACGCCACGGCCCTGACGCTGGCCGAGCTCACCGCCGACGCGCGGGGCCGGGTCGGCTACCGCACGGTCCGCACGATCTCGCTGCCCGCCTCCTTCCGGCTGCCGGACGGGGGACGCTGGACGCCGTGCGCGGAGCCGGGGGAGCTGCCCCAGGTCGAGGGCATGGTCGTCGATCCCGACACCGGCGACCTGTACGCGGGCCAGGAGGACGTGGGCATCTGGAAGCTCGACGCCGACCTGCGCTCGCCGGCCCGCCTGATCGAGAAGGTCCGCTCCTTCGGCGTGCCCGGCACCTGGAACCCGGCCACCGAGGAGTGCGACGCGGGCGCGGACCCCGGCTTCGGGGGACGGCACATCAGCGCCGACGTGGAGGGGCTGACCATCTGGCGCGACCCCGCACGCCCCGGCCGCGCCGGATACCTGCTCGCGTCGAGCCAGGGTGACGACACCTTCGCCGCCTTCGACCGCGACCGGGGCGACGCGTACGCCGGCGGCTTCCGCGTCGCGGCCGGCGGCGCGCCGGGGACGCCCGACGGCTCGCAGGAGTGCGACGGTGCCGCGGTCACCGGTGAACCGCTGGGCCGGCGGTTCCCGCACGGCCTGCTGGTGGTGCAGGACGGCGCCAACACCCCCGGGTCGGCCGGGTCCGACGGCGGCGCCCGCACCGACACCGACTTCAAGTTCGTGGACCTGGCCGCGGTCAAGCGCGCGGCGCGCCTCTGACCCGAGCCTCCCGGGGCGGGGCCGGCGCGCCGGCCCCGCCCGCGCGATGCCCGCCGCGCGCCGGTCCCGCCCGCGCGATGCCCGCCGCGCGCCGGTCCCGTTCGGGAAGTGAGCCCTGCCGGGGCCCTTGACAGGCAAATTGTTCACTTCTTAAATCACGAAGTGAACTAAGCACCCTCCAGATCCGCTTGCTCGTCCCGGCACCGGTCGGCGCGGCAACCGCACGGTTCCGCTCCGTCCTGCCGAAATGTCATGCACATGGCATCAGCGCCGCCGGGCCTCCCCGTCATGCTCCTGGAAGGCAGAGCCATGCACCCCCCGTACTCACCCCGCCGTCTGCTCCTGTCCCTCGCCTCGGTCCTCGCCCTCGCCGCGCTGACGACCGGACCGGCGCAGGGCGCGCCCCCGCCCCCCGCTCCCGCACCGTCGGCGGCCGCGCCCGCCGCGGCCGCCGTCACCTTCTCCGACGAGTTCGACGGCCCCGCGGGCTCCGCCGTCAACGGCTCGAAATGGCAGATCGAGACCGGCGACAACGTGAACAACCACGAACGGCAGTACTACACGCCGGGCGCGGGCAACGCCGCCCTCGACGGCCGGGGCAACCTGGTCATCACCGCCCGCCGGGAGAACCCGGGCAACTACGCCTGCTGGTACGGGCGGTGCGAGTACACCTCGGCCCGGCTCAACACCTCCGGGAAGTTCGCCACGACGTACGGACGCGTCGAAGCGCGGATGAAGGTGCCGCGCGGCCAGGGCATGTGGCCCGCCTTCTGGATGCTCGGCAACGACATCGGCCAGGTCGGATGGCCCGCCTCGGGCGAGATCGACATCATGGAGAACGTCGGCTTCGAGCCGTCCACCGTCCACGGCACCCTCCACGGGCCCGGATACTCGGGCGCCGGCGGCATCGGGGCCGGCTACACCCTGCCCGGCGGACAGGCGTTCGCGGACGCCTTCCACACCTTCGCCGTCGACTGGAGCCCGAACGCGATCACCTGGTCCGTCGACGGAGCCGTCTACCAGCGCCGCACCCCCGCCGACCTCGGCGGCCGCCAGTGGGTCTTCGACAAGCCCTTCTTCGTCATCCTCAACCTCGCGGTCGGCGGGTACTGGCCCGGCGACCCCGACGGCAGCACCACCTTCCCCGGGCAACTGCTGGTGGACTACGTGCGGGTGAGCTCCGACGCCGGCCAGCCGGGCGGCGGCTCCGGACCCGTCACCGGCCTCGGCGGCAAGTGCGTGGACGTCGCCGGTGCCGCGACCGCCAACGGCA
Above is a window of Streptomyces subrutilus DNA encoding:
- a CDS encoding serine hydrolase domain-containing protein; protein product: MLPSFNRRLALSAALLTVTALVTPAAAAHAAPAAPVAPAAATPAAPDLGALEQALRNTLAAGAPGATARFSGPDGVSTAAVGVRDKATGAAMDPKARFRIGSVSKTFSSVVLLQLVAEKKIDLDASVNTYLPGLLPDDRITVRHLLTHRSGLSDYTNVMFARTVPGFEAVRNKVFTYQELVALSLAEPRTTQPGVAYKYSNTNFVVVGMLIEKATGNKVAKEYERRIFKPLGLKNTSYVHPGTTISGLHARGYLHPDEAGSPLVDSTEQTVSWAQSAGAVISNPADLNTFMSALLGGRLLAPEQLDAMTTVTPTDGTNTRFYGLGLRRYDLSCGTSVYGHTGTVQGFYTYAFTTRDGRSSLAAMANTSNRGEANTALGGTLEAAFCGAPAAKATARGFAATAPAEVDLPERHAR
- a CDS encoding glycoside hydrolase family 16 protein: MHPPYSPRRLLLSLASVLALAALTTGPAQGAPPPPAPAPSAAAPAAAAVTFSDEFDGPAGSAVNGSKWQIETGDNVNNHERQYYTPGAGNAALDGRGNLVITARRENPGNYACWYGRCEYTSARLNTSGKFATTYGRVEARMKVPRGQGMWPAFWMLGNDIGQVGWPASGEIDIMENVGFEPSTVHGTLHGPGYSGAGGIGAGYTLPGGQAFADAFHTFAVDWSPNAITWSVDGAVYQRRTPADLGGRQWVFDKPFFVILNLAVGGYWPGDPDGSTTFPGQLLVDYVRVSSDAGQPGGGSGPVTGLGGKCVDVAGAATANGTPVQLYDCNGTAAQRWSVGADGTLRALGKCLDVASGATADGTAVRLWDCNGTAAQQWAVPAARDIVNPQANKCLDVAGSSTANGARLQIWTCTGAANQKWTVTR
- a CDS encoding phytase gives rise to the protein MSVTPSSRTPVVVAATVLALAVTSLPAHAHGGRPDPAPLARVAAAVETPSLFDDEAGGNANADDPAIWRNTADPDRSLVIATAKEGGLRVYGLDGRQVQSLPAPAAPAEGAPPGRFNNVDLITGLRFPDGRHDVAVVSDRGRDRLRVYRIDASRPAAPLTDVTDETAAPLLFSADQDEVAGQRTAYGLAAYTDRRSGRAYAVASRRDATALTLAELTADARGRVGYRTVRTISLPASFRLPDGGRWTPCAEPGELPQVEGMVVDPDTGDLYAGQEDVGIWKLDADLRSPARLIEKVRSFGVPGTWNPATEECDAGADPGFGGRHISADVEGLTIWRDPARPGRAGYLLASSQGDDTFAAFDRDRGDAYAGGFRVAAGGAPGTPDGSQECDGAAVTGEPLGRRFPHGLLVVQDGANTPGSAGSDGGARTDTDFKFVDLAAVKRAARL